In Pseudomonas grandcourensis, the DNA window CATGGAAAACAATCAGCCGATAATCATCAAGCGCGTCAAGCGCTATGCGGGCGGGCATCACGGGGGCGCCTGGAAAATCGCCTTCGCCGACTTCGCCACGGCGATGATGGCGTTCTTCCTGGTGTTGTGGCTGCTGTCCACCGCCACGCCGGAACAGAAGATCGCCATCGCCGGTTACTTCAAGGACCCGATCGGCTTTTCCGAAAGCGGCACGCCCTACATCATCGATCTGGGCGGCACGCCGACCCTGGCGCCGGAAAACACCCTCAACCCCGAGGTAAAGTCCCAGCCGCAGCCGGACAAGGTCACCGTTGATACCGACCAGGTCGAAGGCATGGCCGAGCAGGTCGAAAAAGAGCGTCTCGAGTTGTTGCTGCAAGAACTGCAGAACAAGGTCGAAGAAAACCCGCAGATGCAGAAGTTCAAGGATCAGATCCTGTTCGAAATCACGCCAGACGGCTTGCGCATCCAGATCATGGACGCGGAAAACCGCCCGATGTTCGACTCAGGCTCAGCTCGCTTGAAGCCGTATTTCGAAGACATCCTGCTGGCCATGGCCGACACCATCAAGGCGGTGCCGAACAAGATCAGCATCAGCGGC includes these proteins:
- the motB gene encoding flagellar motor protein MotB, translated to MENNQPIIIKRVKRYAGGHHGGAWKIAFADFATAMMAFFLVLWLLSTATPEQKIAIAGYFKDPIGFSESGTPYIIDLGGTPTLAPENTLNPEVKSQPQPDKVTVDTDQVEGMAEQVEKERLELLLQELQNKVEENPQMQKFKDQILFEITPDGLRIQIMDAENRPMFDSGSARLKPYFEDILLAMADTIKAVPNKISISGHTDAKPYTGTGDFGNWELSANRANAARRALVAGSYPDAQVARVVGYASSALFDREHPFNPVNRRIDIVVLTKKAQRAIEGSQGAEPVPDAPQGSAAPQATPAAPVDPNALPADKEPLPAHELRERLNLFDDPAPKPGEPAKPAEPPKQ